Sequence from the Pontibacter pudoricolor genome:
GGCCAGCGAGAAAACCTGGTAGCCGCCACTGTCGGTAAGTATTGGTCGGTCCCAGCCGTTAAATTTATGCAGGCCACCTGCCTTCTCCAGCACGTTCAGGCCCGGGCGCAGGTATAAATGGTAGGTATTGCCAAGAATAATTTCAGCTTTTATATCTTCTTTCAGCTCGCGCTGGTGTACGGCTTTCACAGTGCCCGCCGTACCAACGGGCATAAAAATAGGAGTTTCAATGGCACCGTGGTCGGTTTGCACCACACCTGCACGCGCCTTTGATTGTTTATCTGTTGCTACTAACGAAAATTGCATATTGTGCCCTGAATGATCCTTTTTTGAAGGAACGCCCGCCGGTTATAGTTGCTCACCAGCAGATTATAAAGTTTTACAGAAATAAGGCGCAAAGATACGAATAGGAGCAGTACAATCCTTAAAGATTTATTAATTACAAACAGCATTCGGAAATGCCCGCAGAATAGCTATTTTTGAGGTAAATTGTTGCACGATCGCGTTTCTGCCTGGCTAAACTGCTGATGCGCACGGAATAAAATCATCCTACTAACAAACAGGTGATTCAACAGTTTAAAAATCAACAGTTAATAATTCGGAATATTGATTACACTTGTACTTTTAGCACTGCTCGGCATTTGTGTGCTGGTGCAGTTATACTTTGCCCTCGTTTATTTTTTCCCGCTTAGCCGCCACCAGGACCCTGCCATAACGCAGCATGTTCCTGTATCGGTTATAGTTGCCGCACATAACGAGCAGGATAACCTGTTTGAGTTGCTGCCCATGCTGCTTGATCAGGAATACCCCGAGTTTGAAATACTGGTGGTGAACGATCGATCTGATGATGACACTGAGTTTTACCTGTACGAACTGGAAAAGCAGTTCCCGAATTTTAAAGTAGTAACTGTAAAAAAGACCCCGGAATATCTTAATTCAAAAAAATATGCGTTAGCCTTAGGCATTCGGGCAGCTACGTATGAGCGCATGCTTTTTACAGACGCCGACTGCCGGCCATATAGTACTAAATGGATAGAGAAGATGCAGAGTGGCTATGTAACGGGGGTTGATTTGGTACTTGGCTACTCTCCGTATGCACAATTAAAAGGATTTTTGAATCATCTTATCAGATATGAAACATTACTGACCGCAATCCAGTATTTGTCTCAGGCAAACAAGGGGCACGCATATATGGGGGTAGGTAGAAACTTATCTTATACTAAAACGTGTTTCTTTAGGAACAAAGGGTTTGCCTCTCATATCAAAACAACTGGCGGCGACGATGACCTATTTGTTAGAGATGCCGTCAACAATAGCAAAGTAAATATTGTTATAGACAAAGAGGCTCAGACCTGGAGTATTCCCAAAAAGACGTTTCGGGAATGGACCACTCAGAAAAGAAGGCATTTGTCTGCAGGAAAGCAATACAAAGCAAATGATAAAAGAAAAATTGGCGCATTCGTAATCTCTAACATCTTTTTTTACGTATTAGCTATCATTCTTCTTGTCATAAATAGTCATTTAGCTATATTAGCCGCTATAGTCGGTTTGCGGTACATAGTTATGTTCTCCGCGTATGCATCAGTAGCTCGCAGACTAAACGACAAGCTCTCCTTGTTTTTATTGCCGGTACTCGATATCGTGTACTTTTTTAATTACCTGTTCCTTGGTATATCTGTACTATTGTATAAACGAATCAGATGGAAGTAAATAAACAATTCTCAGCGAAAGCTAAACACGATTTCAAGCTGATACAGGCCGCCGTTGAAGACAACGACGAGAAAGCGTATGCTGAGCTGATGAGTATCTATAAAAAGCCGGTGTACCATGTGGTACTCAAAATGGTGCGCAATGCCGACGATGCCGAAGACCTGACGATAGAGGCTTTTGCCAAGGCGTTCAGGAACCTGCACAAGTTTAACCCGGAATATGCTTTCAGTACCTGGCTGTTCCGTATCGCGACTAACAACTGCATCGACTTTATCCGCAAGAACCGAATCAAGACCATGAGCATCGACTCGGCCATTAAAATTGATAACGGCGACGAGATAACCATAGACTTTAAGGACAAGAACCTTAACCCGCAGGAAGAAGCGATCAAAAATCAGAAGATCGAGATCATGCAGTACGTGGTAGCAAAACTGCCAGAGAAATATCAGCGCCTGGTAACACTGCGTTACTTTAACGAGCTGAGCTACGAAGAAATAGCTACGGAGCTAAACGCCCCGCTTGGAACTGTAAAAGCCCAGCTACACCGTGCACGCGAGTTGCTCTATGACATGGTTAAAACAAAAAGCACTTGATTTAATTGTTGAAGGTTAAATTGTTGATGGTTGATTTTTTAACC
This genomic interval carries:
- a CDS encoding RNA polymerase sigma factor, with product MEVNKQFSAKAKHDFKLIQAAVEDNDEKAYAELMSIYKKPVYHVVLKMVRNADDAEDLTIEAFAKAFRNLHKFNPEYAFSTWLFRIATNNCIDFIRKNRIKTMSIDSAIKIDNGDEITIDFKDKNLNPQEEAIKNQKIEIMQYVVAKLPEKYQRLVTLRYFNELSYEEIATELNAPLGTVKAQLHRARELLYDMVKTKST
- a CDS encoding glycosyltransferase, whose translation is MITLVLLALLGICVLVQLYFALVYFFPLSRHQDPAITQHVPVSVIVAAHNEQDNLFELLPMLLDQEYPEFEILVVNDRSDDDTEFYLYELEKQFPNFKVVTVKKTPEYLNSKKYALALGIRAATYERMLFTDADCRPYSTKWIEKMQSGYVTGVDLVLGYSPYAQLKGFLNHLIRYETLLTAIQYLSQANKGHAYMGVGRNLSYTKTCFFRNKGFASHIKTTGGDDDLFVRDAVNNSKVNIVIDKEAQTWSIPKKTFREWTTQKRRHLSAGKQYKANDKRKIGAFVISNIFFYVLAIILLVINSHLAILAAIVGLRYIVMFSAYASVARRLNDKLSLFLLPVLDIVYFFNYLFLGISVLLYKRIRWK